The Streptomyces sp. A2-16 sequence ACCAGTCGGTCAGCTGTCCGACGGCTTACCCGAACGAGGGGCACCGACCGCTGCGCCCGCCTTGACGCCGCCGTCCTTGCCCCCTGCCGGGGCCTCGAAGGATTCCAACGCCTCCAGGACGTCCTGGACACGGGAGATCTCGGTGTTGATGTCCTCACGGCGACGGACGAGCACCTCCAGCTCGCGCTTGCCCTCCTCGACCGTGCGCTTCGCCTCGCGGATCGCCTCGGCCTTGAGCTCCTCGGCCTCCCGGACCAGCGTGGCCTTCTTCTGCTCGGCCTCCTTGAGGAGCCCCTCGGCCTTCTTGACCGCGGCGATGCGCACCTTGCCGGCCTCCGAATTGGCCTCCGAGACCAGCTCCTTGGCCTTCGCCTGGGCCTTCGCCAGCTGCTCCTCGGACGCCTTGATGAGCGCGTCGCAGCGGTCGCCGGTCGACTTCATCGTCTCCGCGGCCTCACGGCGGGCCCGCTCGTGCAGCGCCTCGATCTCGCTCGTGATCCGCTCGCGCAGCTCCTCCGCACGCTCCCTTATGGCGGTCGCGTCCCGCCGGGCACCGACGAGCAGCTCGTCCGCGTCCGTACGGGCCTTCTCCACCCGCGTGTTGCCCTCGACCGTGGCCTCCGCCACCAGCCGGTCGGCCTCCTTGCGGGCCGCACCGACCATGCTGTCGGCCTGCGCCTCCGCGTCGGCGGTGGTCTTGAGCGCCTGCTGCTGCGCCTCGGTGAGCAGCTTGTCCGCCTCGGCGGTGGTCTCCGTGATGAGCGTGTCCACCTGCTCGGCCGCCTCGGAACGCCGCTTGTTGGCGTCCTTGCGGGCCTCGTCGAGGGTGCGGTCGGCCTCCTCGCGCGCGGAGTTGACCAGCTCCTCGGCCGCGGCCGCCGCCTCCGCCCTGACCCGCTCGGCCTCGCTGCGGATCCGCTCCGCGTGCCGCTGGGCCTGCCCGACCGTCTCGGCGGCCTCGGCACGCAGCCGCTCCGCGTCCCCGCTCGCCTCCCCGATCAGCTGCTCGGCCTGGGCGACCGACTCCGCGCGTACCCGCTCGGCCTCGGCGACGGTCTCCGAACGCAGCCGCTCGGCCTCCGCGACCGTCTCCGTGCGCAGCCGGTCGGTGTCGGTGATGGTCTCCTCGGTGAGCCGCTCCGCCTCGTTGCGCGCCTCGGTGATGAGGGTGTCGGCCTGCGTCGCCGCGTCCGAGCGGATGCGGTTGGCGTCCTCGCGGGCCTCCGCCCGGGCGCGGGCGGCGTCCTGGTCGGCCTGGGCGATGGTGTCGGAGGCCTCGGTGCGCGCCCGCTGGGCGTGCTCGGACGCGTCCGAACGCAGCCGCTCGGCCTCCGCGATCGCCTCCGAGACGGTGCGCTCGGCAAGGGACTTGGCCGCGTCCGTCTCCTCGGCGGCCTCGCGCCGGATGCGGGCGGCGTCCTCGCTGGCCCGCTCCCGCTCCGAGTAGGCGTCCGAGCGGACCCGGTCGGCCTCCTCCTGCGCCTCGCGCCGGGTGCGGTCGGCCACGTGCTCGGCGGCGGAGCGCAGCCCGGTGATCTCCTCCTGGGCCTGCTCGTGCAGCCCGGCGACCGAGTCGCGCACCTGCTGGGCGTGCTGCTCGGCCGCCGACACCATCTCGCCGGCCCGCCGGTCCGCCTCCTCGACCAGCCGTACGGCCTCGGCCTGGGCCTCCTCCACGCGGTTGCGCGCGGAAGCCAGCAGCTCCTCGCTCTGCTCGCGGGCCCGCTCACGCTCCTGGTCGGCCTCCTGGCGGGCCGAGCCGAGGTACTCCTCGGCCTCGCGGCGGCGCCGGTTGGCCTCCTCCTGGGCGGCGGCCAGCGTCTCGGACGCCTCCGTGGCGATCCGCTCGGCGGCGGCCTGCGCCTCCGCCCGGACCCGGTCCGCGGTGTCCTGGGCCTCGGACTTGAGCCGCTCCGCCTCGGCCGCGGCCTCGGAGCGCAGCCGTACGGCGACGGCCTCGCCCTCGGCGCGGGAGGCGGACGCGTCGGACGCGGCCTCGGTGCGCAGCCGGTCGGCCTCCGCCTCGGCCTGCTGCTGGAGGGTGCGGATCCGCTCGGCGGCCTCGCCGCGCAGCCGCTCGCTCTCCTCGGCGGCCTCGCGACGGATCCGCGCGGCCTCCTCGCGGGCCTCGGTCAGGGCCTGCTCGGCGGTGGCGAGACGCTCCTCGGCCTCGGTGTGCAGCCGGGTCAGCTCGTCGGCGGCCTCGACGCGGCGCGCCTCTATGGCCCGCTCGGTCTCCTCGCGCAGCTCACGGGCGGCCCGCTCGGCCTCGGCCCTGAGCTCCTCGACCTGCTCGGCGGCCTCCTCGCGGTGCCGCTCGGCCTCCTGACGGGTGCGCTGGAGGGTCTCCTCGGCCTGCCGGCGCAGCGTGGTGGCGCGCTCGATGGCCTCGGTGCGGACCTTCTCGCTGTCCGTGGTCGCGCTCTGGCGCAGCTCGTCGGCGTCCGCCTTGGCCTTGGAGAGCAGCTCCTCGGCGGTCTTGGCGGCCTCCTCGATCTGCTGGACGGCCTCCTTGCGGGCCTCCGCGCGGATCTTCTCGCCCTCGGCGACCGCGTCGGCGCGCAGCTGCTCGGCCTCGCCGCGCAGCCGGCGGGCCTCCTCCTGCAGCTCGACCGTCTTGGCGCGGTACTCCTTGGTGTCGTCCTTCGCCGTGCCCTTGAGCTGTTCGGCGATGTCGTGCGCCTCGGCGCGCAGCCGGTCCGCCTCGGTCTCCGCCTCACGACGGATCCGCTCGGCCTCCTCGGTGGCGGCCCTGGTGGTCCGCTGCGCGTCCTCCTGCGCCTTGTTGAGGACGTCCTCGGCGGTCTTGGCGGCCTTGGACAGCTGGGTCGCGCTCTCCTCGGCGGTGAGCGTGCGGGCCTTCTCCGCGGCCTCGGTGACGATCTTCTCGGCCTCGGCGCGGGCGTCCGCGACGATCTGCTCGGCGGCCTCCTTGGTCGCCTCGGCCTCCTGGCTGGCCTCGCTGACCAGCCGGGCGACCTGCTCCTTGGCCGTACGGGTGCGCTGTTCGTTGGCCGACTCCGCGCTCGCGAGCGTCTTCTCGGCGGCCGACTTCGCCTCGCTGAGCACCTTCTCGGCCTCGGCCTGCGCCTTGCGCAGCGCCTCCTCGGCCTCCGTCATCCGCTGCTCGGCGGCCCGGCTGAGCTCGGTGGCCTGGCGGCGGGCGCTGTCCGACTCGGTCGCCGTGGACGTGCGCAGCTGCTCGGCGTGGTCGGTGGCCTCCTGGGCCTGCGTGGAGGCGCTCTCCAGAAGCCGCTCGGCGTCCGCGCGGGCGCGCCGCAGCAGCTGCTCGGCCTCCGCGCGGGCCGCCTCGGCCTCGCTCTGCAGACGCTGGCGGGCCTCGCTGGTGACCCGCTCGGCCTCGGCGCGGGCGGCCGCCATGGCCTGCTCGGCCTCCGCGCGGGACTCCTCCAGGAGCCGGCGGGCCTGGGACTCGCTGCGGGCGCGCAGCTGCTCGGCCCACGCCACGTTCTCGTTGACGTGCGACTCGACGGTCTGCCGGCGCTCGGCCAGCTCCTGGTCGAGCTGCTGCCGGCGGGTGACCGCCTCCTGGTGCAGCTCCGCCTGCAGCCGTGCGGCCTGCTCGGCGTGCTCCTGGAGGATGCGCTGGGTCTGGGCGCGGACCTGGCTCAGCTCGCGCTCGGCGTCCTGGCGCAACTGGTCGGCCTGGATCTGCGCGTTGCGCAGCAACTGCTCGGCCTGGTAGCCGATGTCACCGCCGCCGAATTCGGGCCGGGACATGAGGGTGCGCCGCGCCTCGTGCAACTTGGCGCGCAGCACCTCGACCTGGTAGCCGAGGTCCTCGGCGTGCTGGATCGCCTTTTCCCGCTCGGTCTTCAGCCGATCCATCTCGGCCTCGAACCGAGAGAGGTGGTCGACGTCAGCCGCCGGCTCTCGCTCCTGGCGTTCGTAGCCCCGCACTGCGCGGTCCCATCCGTCCCCTGGTCGCAAGTCTCTCCGTACGAGCCCTGTCCATCCGCCGAACGGGGCCCCCGGGGAATGGTGTCAGATCAACGGCGGAGCACGGACTGCTGCCCACTGCTCGTCCCCCGAAACCCGGACCCCGGCTCGGTTCTGCCGCCATGGGCAGGACCCGGTCGCCCTGGGAAGAGCGGCGACCGCCCCCAACCCTACCGGCCCATATGTACGAGGGTCAGTGCTCAGGTGACTCAACAGGCGCCGAAGTGACCAGTTCTGTCAGTACGCCATGACAATCCTTCGGGTGCAGGAAGGTGATCCGTGACCCCATGGAGCCGCGTCGCGGCTCCTCGTACAGGACGCGTACGCCCTTTTCCTTGATGTCCGCGGCGTCGGCGTCGACGTCCGCCGTACCGAAAGCGATGTGGTGGACACCCTCGCCGTTCTTGTCCAGCCACTTGGCGACGGTGGAGTCGGGGCGGGTCGGCTCCAGAAGCTGCAGGTAGGAGGCTCCGCCGTCGGACGTCTCGTTGATCTTGAGCATGGCCTCGCGCACGCCCTGCTCCTCGTTGACCTCGGAGTGGAACACCTCGAAGCCGTACGTGGCCCGGTAGAACTCGACGGTCTTGTCGAGGTCGAAACAGGCGATCCCGATGTGGTCGATTCGCGTCAGCATGTAGTCAGTGCAGCGCTCGCGAAACGGTTACGCAACGTGCGCGCGATCACACCGACGGCCGGGTGACGGCACGGAGTGCCACTCAGTACATTCGAAGTAAACCCTCGTTCACTCCTCGGCAGTGCAGCCGGTAAGGGGATCGCAGCTCATGTCTGGATCGAACAGCACGACCTCGGTGATCGTCGCGGGCGCCCGTACGCCCATGGGGCGGTTGCTGGGCTCGCTGAAGTCCTTCTCGGGAGCCGACCTCGGCGGCTTCGCGATCAAGGCCGCCCTCGACCGTGCGGGGATCGGTGGCGACCAGGTGCAGTACGTCATCATGGGCCAGGTCCTCCAGGCCGGCGCGGGCCAGATCCCGGCCCGCCAGGCCGCGGTCAAGGCCGGCATCCCGATGAACGTCCCGGCGCTCACCATCAACAAGGTGTGCCTCTCGGGCCTCGACGCGATCGCGCTGGCCGACCAGCTCATCCGCGCCGGCGAGTTCGACGTGATCGTCGCGGGCGGCCAGGAGTCCATGACCAACGCCCCCCACCTGCTCCCGAAGTCCCGCGAGGGCTTCAAGTACGGCGCCATCGAGATGCTCGACGCCATGGCGTACGACGGCCTGACCGACGCCTTCGAGAACATCGCCATGGGCGAGTCCACGGAGAAGCACAACACCCGCCTCGGCATCCAGCGCCCCGAGCAGGACGAGTTCTCCGCCCTGTCCCACCAGCGGGCCGCCGCCGCACAGAAGAACGGCGTCTTCGAGGCCGAGATCACCCCGGTCGAGATTCCGCAGCGCAAGGGCGACCCGGTCCTCTTCAGCAAGGACGAGGGCATCCGCGGCGACACCACCGCCGAGTCCCTGGGCAAGCTGCGCCCGGCCTTCACCAAGGACGGCACCATCACCGCCGGCTCCGCCTCGCAGATCTCGGACGGCGCCGCGGCCGTGGTCGTGATGAGCAAGACCAAGGCCCAGGAGCTCGGCCTCGCGTGGATCGCCGAGATCGGCGCCCACGGAAACGTGGCGGGCCCGGACAACTCCCTGCAGTCCCAGCCGTCCAACGCGATCCTGCACGCCCTCAAGAAGGAGGGCCTGGAGGTCTCCGACCTCGACCTGATCGAGATCAACGAGGCGTTCGCGGCGGTCGCCGTGCAGTCGATGAAGGACCTCGGCGTGTCCACCGAAAAGGTGAACGTGAACGGCGGCGCCATCGCCCTCGGCCACCCCATCGGCATGTCGGGCGCCCGGCTCGTCCTGCACCTGGCCCTGGAGCTCAAGCGGCGCGGCGGCGGGGTCGGCGCGGCCGCGCTGTGCGGCGGCGGCGGCCAGGGTGACGCGCTCGTGGTGCGGGTACCCAAGGCCTGAGCCCCTCGCAGGCCTCGTACGTCGTTTCGTGAACGGAGCTGTGATGCAGGACGTCTCCTCGCTGGTCGCCCAGGCCAGGGAAGGCCGGCCACGGGCCGTGGCCCGGCTGATCTCCCTCGTGGAGGGGGCGTCCCCGCAGCTCAGGGAGGTCATGCGGACACTGGCCCCGCTCACCGGAAACGCCTACGTGGTCGGCCTGACCGGATCACCCGGCGTCGGCAAGTCGACGTCCACCTCGGCGCTGGTCACCGCGTACCGCAAGCAGGACAAGCGGGTCGGCGTCCTGGCCGTCGACCCGTCCTCGCCGTTCTCCGGCGGGGCCCTGCTCGGCGACCGGGTGCGCATGTCGGACCACGCCTCCGACCCCGGCGTCTACATCCGCTCCATGGCCACCCGCGGCCACCTCGGCGGCCTCGCCTGGGCCGCCCCGCAGGCCATCCGCGTCCTGGACGCGGCCGGCTGCGACGTGATCCTGGTCGAGACGGTCGGCGTGGGCCAGTCGGAGGTGGAGATCGCCTCCCAGGCGGACACCTCCGTGGTGCTGCTCGCGCCCGGCATGGGCGACGGCATCCAGGCCGCCAAGGCCGGAATCCTGGAGATCGGCGACGTCTACGTCGTCAACAAGGCCGACCGCGACGGCGCCGACGCCACCGCCCGCGAGCTCAACCACATGCTGGGCCTCGGCGAGTCCCGGAAGCCCGGCGACTGGCGCCCGCCGATCGTCAAGACGGTCGCCAGTCGCGCGGAAGGCGTCGACGAGGTCGTCGAGGCCCTGGAGAAGCACCGCGCGTGGATGGAGGAGCACGGCGTCCTCGCCGAGCGCCGCCGCGCCCGCGCCGCCCACGAGGTCGAGACGATCGCCGTCACCGCCCTGCGCGAACGCATCGGCGACCTGCGCGGCGACCGCCGCCTCGGCGCCCTCGCCGAACGGATCGTCGCCGGCCTGCTGGACCCCTACCGGGCGGCGGACGAACTGGTGGAGGGCCTGACCCAGGGCTGAGCCCCTGATACGTTGACCGCCATGTTCCTCTCCTTGGCGTAGGGCAGACACCGGGCCACGGTTCGAGCATCCGCTCCCGTGGCTCCTCGGCGTCCCCCTTCCCGCCTCTCTGCGAGGAACCCACCATGTCCGCGTCCTACGCGCGCGTGCTGCGCATTCCCCATGCCCGCCGCACCTTCGCCACCGCCCTGCTCGGCAGACTGTCGTACGGCGTCGTCCCCCTGTCCGTGATGCTCGCCGTGAACCGCGCCTCGGGCTCCTACGCGGTGGCCGGTGCCGTGATGGCGCTCTTCGGCGCCACCGTCGTGTTCCTGGCCCCCGCGAGGGCCGCCCTGATCGACCGGTACGGGCCGCGGCGGGCGCTCGTGCCCCTGATGACCGCGTACACCGCTCTCCTGGGGGCGTTGACGGTGGCCGTCTGGCGCCCCGGAGCCCCGCCCGTCCTCCTCGGTGCCCTCACCGCCCTGGCCGGAGCCTGCGTCCCGCCCCTC is a genomic window containing:
- the scy gene encoding polarized growth protein Scy, encoding MRGYERQEREPAADVDHLSRFEAEMDRLKTEREKAIQHAEDLGYQVEVLRAKLHEARRTLMSRPEFGGGDIGYQAEQLLRNAQIQADQLRQDAERELSQVRAQTQRILQEHAEQAARLQAELHQEAVTRRQQLDQELAERRQTVESHVNENVAWAEQLRARSESQARRLLEESRAEAEQAMAAARAEAERVTSEARQRLQSEAEAARAEAEQLLRRARADAERLLESASTQAQEATDHAEQLRTSTATESDSARRQATELSRAAEQRMTEAEEALRKAQAEAEKVLSEAKSAAEKTLASAESANEQRTRTAKEQVARLVSEASQEAEATKEAAEQIVADARAEAEKIVTEAAEKARTLTAEESATQLSKAAKTAEDVLNKAQEDAQRTTRAATEEAERIRREAETEADRLRAEAHDIAEQLKGTAKDDTKEYRAKTVELQEEARRLRGEAEQLRADAVAEGEKIRAEARKEAVQQIEEAAKTAEELLSKAKADADELRQSATTDSEKVRTEAIERATTLRRQAEETLQRTRQEAERHREEAAEQVEELRAEAERAARELREETERAIEARRVEAADELTRLHTEAEERLATAEQALTEAREEAARIRREAAEESERLRGEAAERIRTLQQQAEAEADRLRTEAASDASASRAEGEAVAVRLRSEAAAEAERLKSEAQDTADRVRAEAQAAAERIATEASETLAAAQEEANRRRREAEEYLGSARQEADQERERAREQSEELLASARNRVEEAQAEAVRLVEEADRRAGEMVSAAEQHAQQVRDSVAGLHEQAQEEITGLRSAAEHVADRTRREAQEEADRVRSDAYSERERASEDAARIRREAAEETDAAKSLAERTVSEAIAEAERLRSDASEHAQRARTEASDTIAQADQDAARARAEAREDANRIRSDAATQADTLITEARNEAERLTEETITDTDRLRTETVAEAERLRSETVAEAERVRAESVAQAEQLIGEASGDAERLRAEAAETVGQAQRHAERIRSEAERVRAEAAAAAEELVNSAREEADRTLDEARKDANKRRSEAAEQVDTLITETTAEADKLLTEAQQQALKTTADAEAQADSMVGAARKEADRLVAEATVEGNTRVEKARTDADELLVGARRDATAIRERAEELRERITSEIEALHERARREAAETMKSTGDRCDALIKASEEQLAKAQAKAKELVSEANSEAGKVRIAAVKKAEGLLKEAEQKKATLVREAEELKAEAIREAKRTVEEGKRELEVLVRRREDINTEISRVQDVLEALESFEAPAGGKDGGVKAGAAVGAPRSGKPSDS
- the mce gene encoding methylmalonyl-CoA epimerase, with translation MLTRIDHIGIACFDLDKTVEFYRATYGFEVFHSEVNEEQGVREAMLKINETSDGGASYLQLLEPTRPDSTVAKWLDKNGEGVHHIAFGTADVDADAADIKEKGVRVLYEEPRRGSMGSRITFLHPKDCHGVLTELVTSAPVESPEH
- a CDS encoding acetyl-CoA C-acetyltransferase, yielding MSGSNSTTSVIVAGARTPMGRLLGSLKSFSGADLGGFAIKAALDRAGIGGDQVQYVIMGQVLQAGAGQIPARQAAVKAGIPMNVPALTINKVCLSGLDAIALADQLIRAGEFDVIVAGGQESMTNAPHLLPKSREGFKYGAIEMLDAMAYDGLTDAFENIAMGESTEKHNTRLGIQRPEQDEFSALSHQRAAAAQKNGVFEAEITPVEIPQRKGDPVLFSKDEGIRGDTTAESLGKLRPAFTKDGTITAGSASQISDGAAAVVVMSKTKAQELGLAWIAEIGAHGNVAGPDNSLQSQPSNAILHALKKEGLEVSDLDLIEINEAFAAVAVQSMKDLGVSTEKVNVNGGAIALGHPIGMSGARLVLHLALELKRRGGGVGAAALCGGGGQGDALVVRVPKA
- the meaB gene encoding methylmalonyl Co-A mutase-associated GTPase MeaB, with the protein product MQDVSSLVAQAREGRPRAVARLISLVEGASPQLREVMRTLAPLTGNAYVVGLTGSPGVGKSTSTSALVTAYRKQDKRVGVLAVDPSSPFSGGALLGDRVRMSDHASDPGVYIRSMATRGHLGGLAWAAPQAIRVLDAAGCDVILVETVGVGQSEVEIASQADTSVVLLAPGMGDGIQAAKAGILEIGDVYVVNKADRDGADATARELNHMLGLGESRKPGDWRPPIVKTVASRAEGVDEVVEALEKHRAWMEEHGVLAERRRARAAHEVETIAVTALRERIGDLRGDRRLGALAERIVAGLLDPYRAADELVEGLTQG